Proteins from a single region of Desulfatirhabdium butyrativorans DSM 18734:
- a CDS encoding sodium ion-translocating decarboxylase subunit beta, translated as MTWEQIVELIQNILISQTGIPNLTGGNIVMICIGLLFLYLAIAKEYEPLLLLPIGFGIFLVNFPITPLMGYSEHGTPELIRAFYKYGVEWEIIPCVIFLGLGAMTDFGPLIANPKTLIVGAGAQLGVFVTYIGTLFFGFTLKEAASVGIIGGADGPTTIYLTAKLAPHLLGANALAAYSYMAMVPLIQPPIMRLLTTVSQRKIRMRQLRPVSTREKLIFPLIGCTLIVLLIPAVAPLMGMFMFGNLMRESGVVKRLSDTAQNALMNIVTIFLGLSVGATMQAEVFLNYKPLIIFAFGMVDFAVCTVGGILTVHIMNLFLKEKMNPLIGSAGVSAVPMSARVSHSEGLKADPDNWLLMHAMGPNLAGVIGSAAAAGMFIAMFQ; from the coding sequence ATGACCTGGGAACAGATCGTCGAACTCATTCAAAACATCCTGATTTCACAAACCGGCATTCCGAATCTGACCGGCGGCAATATCGTCATGATCTGCATCGGTCTCTTGTTCTTGTATCTGGCCATTGCCAAGGAATATGAGCCCCTCCTCTTGTTGCCCATCGGTTTCGGCATTTTTCTCGTCAATTTCCCGATCACCCCGCTGATGGGCTATTCCGAACATGGGACGCCGGAGCTGATCCGCGCTTTTTACAAATACGGCGTCGAGTGGGAAATCATTCCCTGCGTCATTTTCCTCGGCCTTGGGGCCATGACGGATTTCGGACCGCTCATTGCGAACCCCAAAACCCTGATCGTCGGTGCTGGAGCCCAGCTCGGTGTTTTCGTCACATACATCGGCACCCTCTTTTTCGGGTTCACCTTGAAAGAGGCGGCATCCGTCGGCATCATCGGCGGCGCAGACGGACCGACCACGATCTACCTTACGGCCAAACTCGCACCGCATCTGTTGGGCGCCAACGCGCTGGCCGCCTATTCCTACATGGCCATGGTTCCGCTCATCCAGCCGCCCATCATGCGGCTGCTCACCACCGTCTCCCAGCGAAAAATCCGCATGCGGCAATTGCGGCCCGTCTCTACGCGGGAAAAGCTCATCTTCCCACTGATCGGATGCACGCTCATCGTGCTGCTCATTCCGGCCGTAGCCCCCTTGATGGGCATGTTCATGTTCGGGAATCTGATGCGGGAAAGCGGGGTCGTCAAGCGGCTTTCCGATACGGCCCAGAATGCCCTGATGAACATCGTGACGATTTTTCTGGGGCTATCGGTTGGCGCCACCATGCAGGCCGAAGTATTTCTGAACTACAAGCCGCTCATCATTTTCGCTTTCGGAATGGTGGACTTTGCCGTATGTACCGTCGGTGGCATCCTGACTGTTCACATCATGAATCTTTTTCTGAAAGAGAAAATGAATCCGCTGATCGGATCCGCCGGCGTTTCGGCAGTCCCGATGTCCGCCCGGGTCTCCCATAGCGAAGGGCTGAAAGCCGATCCGGACAACTGGCTGCTCATGCATGCCATGGGACCCAACCTGGCGGGCGTCATCGGCAGCGCCGCCGCAGCAGGCATGTTCATCGCCATGTTCCAATAG
- a CDS encoding OadG family protein, which translates to MNHRMFQTFRIISLIVIGFGAFLWTPRVWAAFGDDIEKPQPKFSQDGKAIVATLLPRAKSTSVQLRFENQQGLPFEVTGVEFEAIRTPDLDIKEFKSAFFEVDIPDVPVGSAVVLDIRSDFFTSATQYWVYRPDSPVPWKDTGIAPIKQAEKLYAFTISLQDGGPFDADGKADGKIRFVGGPKDGFWSYALGTLVIRFFGVLMVLSILMVGMMIAGNLFVLFEKRRSSPVPPKVNGKTGGASPETADEQAVAAIATAIHLSREAAPDEAEALAAAIAVALHLQQSSGVSVPATMDIRSEWTLSGRQLLQESRLQVFSRPLGTK; encoded by the coding sequence ATGAACCATCGAATGTTCCAAACGTTTCGGATCATTTCCCTTATCGTCATCGGATTCGGCGCTTTCTTATGGACGCCTCGTGTCTGGGCTGCCTTCGGAGACGATATCGAAAAGCCCCAGCCGAAATTCAGCCAGGATGGCAAGGCCATTGTCGCCACATTGCTGCCGAGAGCCAAAAGCACCTCTGTACAACTCCGTTTTGAAAACCAGCAAGGCCTGCCCTTTGAAGTGACAGGTGTCGAATTCGAAGCCATTCGGACACCGGATCTCGACATCAAGGAATTCAAGTCTGCTTTTTTCGAAGTTGACATTCCCGACGTTCCGGTCGGGTCAGCGGTTGTGCTGGACATCCGCTCGGATTTCTTCACCTCTGCCACCCAGTATTGGGTCTATCGACCGGATAGCCCGGTGCCGTGGAAAGACACCGGCATTGCGCCGATCAAGCAGGCTGAAAAGCTCTATGCTTTTACCATTTCCCTTCAGGACGGGGGCCCGTTCGATGCCGATGGGAAAGCTGACGGGAAGATTCGTTTCGTTGGTGGGCCGAAAGACGGTTTCTGGAGTTATGCACTCGGAACGCTGGTCATCCGGTTTTTCGGCGTTTTAATGGTGCTTTCCATTCTGATGGTCGGCATGATGATTGCCGGAAATCTCTTCGTCCTCTTCGAAAAGCGAAGGAGTTCACCAGTTCCACCAAAAGTGAACGGAAAAACGGGGGGCGCCTCTCCGGAAACGGCGGATGAACAGGCGGTTGCGGCAATCGCAACAGCCATTCATCTGAGTCGGGAAGCGGCTCCGGATGAAGCGGAGGCTCTTGCGGCGGCCATCGCCGTTGCGCTCCATCTGCAGCAATCTTCTGGTGTGTCCGTACCTGCAACAATGGATATCCGGAGCGAATGGACACTTTCCGGCAGGCAATTGCTGCAGGAATCCCGGCTGCAGGTATTCTCTCGTCCTTTGGGCACGAAATAG
- a CDS encoding biotin/lipoyl-containing protein encodes MNYQLKINDKSFDVTIASISGSSARVLVNGNSYDVQIGPAQNSMATAPVPAGASTTCSPASQAAALKPSGNSGVAEGEAILAPMPGLILDVKVKVGQVVVAGETVAVMEAMKMENSLTTHVTGSVKEIHVEKGKEVSTGDLILIIG; translated from the coding sequence ATGAATTACCAGTTGAAGATCAACGACAAATCCTTCGATGTCACCATTGCCAGTATTTCCGGATCGTCTGCCAGAGTTTTGGTAAACGGCAATTCCTATGATGTCCAGATTGGCCCGGCCCAGAATTCTATGGCAACGGCGCCGGTTCCGGCCGGAGCTTCGACAACCTGCTCTCCTGCCTCGCAAGCGGCTGCTCTCAAGCCTTCAGGTAATTCCGGAGTCGCCGAAGGCGAAGCGATTTTGGCGCCGATGCCCGGCCTGATACTCGATGTCAAGGTAAAGGTCGGTCAGGTGGTGGTTGCCGGGGAAACGGTCGCGGTAATGGAGGCGATGAAAATGGAAAACAGCCTGACAACCCATGTTACCGGGTCTGTCAAGGAAATTCATGTCGAAAAAGGAAAGGAAGTATCGACAGGCGATTTAATCCTGATCATCGGATAG
- a CDS encoding rubredoxin-like domain-containing protein: MKRWQCSVCGYIHNGDEPPEKCPVCGADRSKFVLLEEEPPETTQADSEPPREDRTEFDPPQTREVVLEAKNALEPYYKLVTGLMVKYHAHPISVHIPNGVLPVSFLFLILAMGLNSAALDRTAFYNLIVVVLAMPVVAFAGYVDWKGVYGGNLTHLFLGKMICAGTVFLLSLMLCIWHGLDAGVALAGSPSRFIYLLVYVMDLAAAVVAGLLGGKLVFPNRNRK; this comes from the coding sequence ATGAAACGATGGCAATGTTCCGTATGTGGATACATTCACAACGGCGATGAGCCGCCTGAAAAATGCCCGGTCTGTGGCGCAGACCGAAGCAAATTCGTTCTGCTTGAAGAGGAACCGCCCGAAACGACACAGGCGGATTCCGAACCCCCCAGGGAAGACCGAACCGAATTTGATCCACCTCAAACCCGCGAAGTGGTTCTGGAAGCAAAAAACGCGCTGGAACCCTATTACAAACTCGTCACGGGGTTGATGGTGAAATACCACGCGCATCCGATTTCCGTTCACATTCCAAACGGTGTGCTGCCCGTTTCGTTTCTGTTCCTGATTCTGGCGATGGGCCTCAACAGCGCCGCCCTCGATCGGACGGCATTCTACAACCTGATTGTCGTCGTTCTGGCCATGCCGGTGGTTGCGTTTGCCGGTTACGTCGATTGGAAAGGTGTTTATGGCGGAAACCTGACCCACCTGTTCCTCGGGAAAATGATTTGTGCGGGCACGGTCTTTCTGTTGAGCCTCATGCTGTGCATCTGGCACGGTCTCGATGCAGGGGTTGCTCTCGCCGGATCACCATCCCGCTTCATCTATCTTCTGGTATACGTGATGGATCTGGCTGCCGCAGTGGTAGCCGGGCTTCTGGGCGGGAAGCTCGTTTTCCCGAATCGCAACCGAAAATAA
- a CDS encoding STAS domain-containing protein — translation MRIETRTSDDLLIITPLDNRIDASIAPDFKGHIMNWINEGNIRILLDLYHVEFIDSSGLSVLVSTLKALGGKGDFMLCSICDTVMNLFRLTRMDRIFKIYPSVEEALKAIKGNNKPE, via the coding sequence ATGCGGATCGAAACCCGAACATCGGATGATCTGCTGATCATCACGCCATTGGACAACCGGATCGATGCTTCGATCGCCCCGGATTTCAAGGGGCATATCATGAACTGGATCAACGAGGGCAACATCCGGATCCTGCTCGATCTGTATCATGTGGAATTCATCGACAGCAGCGGGCTGAGCGTTCTGGTATCGACGCTGAAGGCGCTTGGGGGAAAAGGGGATTTCATGCTGTGCTCCATCTGCGACACCGTCATGAATCTGTTCAGATTGACGCGGATGGATCGGATATTCAAAATCTATCCATCGGTCGAGGAAGCCCTCAAGGCGATCAAGGGAAACAACAAACCGGAATGA
- a CDS encoding 50S ribosomal protein L11 methyltransferase, with product MMCQQPVVTPAKAAYGSMPEPPGLKRETSSCRSEILSMVQSVSHRPTPHEIEHHLIERYDRNTIRSCLRCLIEEEVLAYACLHGRQVIEPSMDRSARISPHISLAPENRSPCSEGITVFLRHGSAFGTGQHPTTRLALSRLDDLFFCHPHAEPHRIWRVLDIGTGSGVLAVAALKLGALSATGLDIDPCALYEAAENAAINGVAERITIANQPLESLGTTYHLILANLRTPSLYAILPDLKRLCALEGYLILSGIHSDELDPLVSQYTSHSFQPLGAQHEDGWSAVSFRYLPSG from the coding sequence ATGATGTGCCAGCAGCCAGTCGTTACCCCGGCAAAAGCCGCATACGGTTCGATGCCGGAACCACCGGGGTTGAAACGGGAAACGTCATCGTGTCGATCGGAAATCCTGAGCATGGTTCAGTCGGTTTCCCACCGGCCGACCCCGCATGAAATCGAGCATCACCTGATCGAACGTTACGACCGCAACACGATCCGCTCTTGCCTCAGATGTCTGATCGAGGAAGAAGTGCTTGCTTATGCATGCCTTCACGGCAGACAAGTGATCGAGCCATCCATGGATCGAAGCGCACGGATCAGCCCCCACATCAGCCTTGCCCCTGAAAACCGTTCACCATGCAGCGAGGGAATCACCGTTTTTCTGCGCCACGGTTCCGCCTTCGGTACGGGACAGCATCCCACGACCCGATTGGCACTGAGCCGCCTCGATGATCTCTTTTTTTGTCATCCCCATGCGGAACCCCATCGAATCTGGCGTGTTCTGGACATTGGGACTGGATCGGGGGTGCTGGCCGTTGCGGCGCTCAAGCTGGGCGCCCTGTCTGCGACAGGTCTCGATATCGATCCCTGCGCCCTGTACGAGGCAGCCGAAAACGCGGCGATCAATGGTGTGGCCGAACGCATCACGATCGCCAATCAGCCCCTGGAAAGTCTCGGCACCACATATCATCTGATCCTGGCGAATCTGCGCACGCCCAGCCTGTATGCCATTTTGCCGGATCTCAAACGGCTCTGTGCTTTGGAAGGGTATCTCATTCTTTCCGGAATTCATTCCGATGAACTCGACCCGCTCGTCAGCCAGTATACAAGCCACTCGTTTCAGCCCCTGGGCGCACAGCATGAGGACGGCTGGAGCGCCGTTTCATTCAGGTACCTGCCATCAGGATAA